One Thamnophis elegans isolate rThaEle1 chromosome 2, rThaEle1.pri, whole genome shotgun sequence genomic window, TAGCTCTGCTGTGCCTCTACTGCCCATCATCTCCCATTAGTGGACTGACTGTTTCCTTgagttttttcttgttttatacatgttttaaaatgatttttgataTTTGTTGCAAGTTTTAGTTCATTCTCAGCATGACCTTGATTTCAACTTTGCAGATTTGGGGTAAATGCtgctattctgccttagttatgtgtcctctttccattttttatactgaTCCTTTTTTTTATTCAGTTTATCAGATAAATCTTTATGCAACCATGCTGGATTCTTCTTGGATATCTTGTTTTCCCTTTTCAGTAATATTGTATTGGGCTGGGCTTTTATGATCAAATTAGTAAGTTGGGTACTCATGCTTCGCTACAGAAATGGAACAGCAATAGGTAGCATTCTTTACCATCACCCTCCATTATCCTGTAGCTGTAAAAGGCAGCAGCGGACACAGTCTTCTTGAGAGGAACTTTGGTGTTTGGTTCACACTGAGGTATATTGATGTAATAGCCGTCTTCTCCATGGCAGAACATCAGAAGCTACTGGAGAGCTTCATAGGCACCGTACATCTCACTGATTCTTAACAACCAATTTCTCCGCTGTGGAGAACAATATCTCTTTTCTCAAAATCCTGGGTGACAATGAGAACAGCCACTTCTCTAGTCATGGGGCATTGAAACGACCTTGGTGCCCTCCAGAAGGTTTCCTATCAGCATTAATCACCACTTGGAAATCCTTGGAAGTATGGCTGAAGGGGAGAGAGGTGCACCACCACTGTAGCTCATCCCAGGACCCTCAATCTGCCATTCCTAAACACAGCACAGCTACCTGTGCAAGGCGGCAAACCAACATAGCTTGTTGCTTGGCTAGGACTGTTGTGAGCATGGTTGGGCATTGGGTGGAGTCACGGGAAGGTTTAAACGGTGGAGGGGAGCACTGGGCTTCAGCCTTGACTTCATCTCACTATATCTTATCACTGGATGTTTTTCGGATCATGCTGAAgcatggaaaataaaacaatactgAGAATTGTGtagtttattgtttatttctgAGGTTCAAATTTAAAACTAGAGAAATACTTATTAGTCCAAGGCATTGATCTCATTTGTAACTGATTAGCATAGGGGTTATTAGATGTATATCTTTTTTACAGCCTTTCTACTGACTTGGGGATGAGTTTGATGATACTTGTGTGCAGCTTCCCTTACTTGTGTTTTCCTAATCCCATCTGTAaatctttttctgcatttttgccTCTTTTCCCGATAACTGGTGTTACACTAGAAGGAACAGATTCCTCTGAACTGGGGagtaaaataagggggggggtggaaatctgcctctgcctaccagcatccattagtattcatctggctagcgtcctgtcagtgtgtgagagagttgatgggtgtttggaaacaaacagtatttgctgtgtgaacaagaaggagagaggagggagccTGGATGTGGCTTAGCTCAACTGTTCTGTAGTAAAGCTGCTTGCTGCTGTGAAAGTGAAACTCCTCTTTtgaggtgaggagggggagtagaacctCTTAGCATCAGAGTTTGGAATTGatttcttttcagatggggagggaaagtagaactccttagcatcagagggcTAGTTTGAaagtgaaacagtatttgcttagtgagcaaggagacaggaaggagcctggctatTGGTTAGCTCAACTGTTCTGTAGTACAGCTGCTTCCTGCTGTGAAAGTAAAACCAAAACTGAATCTCCTCTTCTATGTTTGTGTTTTGCATTTGGAACTGATTTCTTCTCTGATTAGGGGAGGGAGTAGAACTAGTTAGCATGAtggcatgttaataataatatgggaaatactaatgctctgatggtcatttcgaaaaatcttttcttagtgagtacctagaagccaagaggaacataagtGGAAAATTTgaggtttgtaggctttatggttctggagattttgtgataatgcatgagtggtatttcttttaaatatagatatagatttccCAATATTTCCCACAGTCCTTGCATTGTTTTCTCCTTTAGGATTTTTATCCATGAAATTTTGCTTAGGCTCTGAATTTCTTAAAATCAGCTCTTCTAAAGTTTAAGACACTTGTTGGATTATATTCTATCCTTATTTGTAGCTGAGGACTTTCATTAGCAAAAGTGGTgcacactctttttcttttttcacctcATCTCTAACCATTTTATAAACAAAGTTACATTTTTCTTTGAATCTTACAGATGAACAGGATGGCAATAAGAGCACTCGGGACAACTGTAAACAACAATCAGTgttgaaaagggaagaaaatcaagccaggaatcaaaatattttccatttcctgcagAAAACCTTACAAATCTGTTCCTCCTCCAGCAGCTGTTtgacaaaagagaaaattaagaaagaataaGTAGATTATGCAGAATTCAAAGATAAATTAAATGAGAGTGGAAGGGAAATTATTTATAATTCAGCAAAAGAGGGAAATATCTGGAAGCCTGTTGGAAGGAAAAGATCAATAGTAAAGCAATGTAGAAGAGACAGGAATGCAGGCCTCTCCCTGAGAGAAAGAAGACGGCTTGAATGAAAGCACCCTTAAACAAGGCATTGTCCATATTTTTTACCTCCTCAAGAATATCAGtggtgcaaaagtttcataaattTGCCTATTGTGGGAAAAGCACAGATTGCAAATCACAGCTGATTATGCACAAGAGGAGATGGAAAGCCACACAAATTACCTGAATGTGACAAAAACTATGGTCACAAAAGCTCCCTTGTTGTTCATGGAAGCACCTCCACAAAGGAGGGAAGCCACGAAAGTGCTCCCAACGTGGTAAATGCTTTAGTGAGCATGGCAACATGGTGCTATATCAGATAACTCACAGGAGGGAGAAACATATGACTGTGCAGATTGTGTGAAAGTTTCATTAGAAATTCCCAGGTCTTGAGATACTAAAGGATGCACACAAaggaataaaaccattttaacatcctttctgtgggaaatgtttcagtgagGCACCTGAGGACTTCCGCaaaagagaaaccctttgaatgtcccgaTTGTGGAAAGAAATATAGTCACAATATAGGTCTCGTGATGCATCAGTAGATTGACTCCAGGGAGAAACTCTATGAGTATCTAGATTGTGGGGAAAACGTCATAGGGAAATTTCCATCTCAAGAgacaccaaagaactcacacagaCGAAAAACCCTCTGAATGTCCTGATTATGGGAAACTCACAagtctggtgatacaccagaacACTCCCATAGGAGGGAAATGCTTTGTATGTCCTGATTGTTGGGAACTTTCAGTTATGATTGCAATTTGTGAAACACCAGAGAAATCATAAAAGAGAAAAACCCATTCAATATCCTGACTGTGGGAGAAGTTTCAATTGTAATTTCACCTGGTAATACATCAGACGATTCACTCCATGGAGAAACCTTATAAGTGTAgagattgtggaaaaagtttcattAGAAATTCCCACCTCTTAAGACATAAGACCatgcacacaggagagaaaccctttgaatgttctgactgtgggaaaagtttcagtcgcaATGCCCACCTGGTGATACATCAgcgaactcacacaggagagaaaccctttgaatgttctgattgtgggagaggtttcagtcagaatttccacctggtgaaacaccagaggactcacacaggagagaaaccctttgaatgtccttactgtgggaaaggttttaatCTGAGTTCCAGGTTGGTTAGCCaccaaaggattcacacaggagaaaggccctttgaatgtcctgattgtgggaaatgttttagtcggagttccagcctggtgatacaccagaggactcacacaggagagaaaccctttgaatgtcctcattgtgggaaatgttttagtcggaattccagcctggtgacacaccagtggactcacacaggaaagaaaccctttgaatgttctatctgtgggaaaagctgtTGTGATAATTCTagtctggtgagacaccagaggactcacacaggagagaaaccctttgaatgtcctatttgtgggaaaagttttagtgatAATTTCAGTGTGGTGacccaccagaggactcacacaggagagaaaccctttgaatgccctatctgtgggaaaagctttagtaatAATTCCAATCtgatgaaacaccagaggactcacacaggagagaaaccctttgaatgtcctgattgtgggaaatgtttttgtCGGAGTTCcagtctggtgacacaccagaggactcacacaggagagaaaccctttaaatgttctATCTGTGGGGAAAGCTTTAGTTATAATTCTAAACTGGTGAGACAcaagaggactcatacaggagtgaaaccctttgaatgtcttgtttgtgggaaaagttttagtgataattccagcctggtgagacaccagaagacccacacaggagagaaactctttgaatgtcctatctgtgggaaagctttcagtcagaattcccacc contains:
- the LOC116502443 gene encoding zinc finger protein OZF-like, which translates into the protein MVYFVNCLTEIQLYNILDWSVNLVTLSVKGSSGHSLLERNFGVWFTLRYIDVIAVFSMAEHQKLLESFIGTGNFHLKRHQRTHTDEKPSECPDYGKLTREKPFECSDCGKSFSRNAHLVIHQRTHTGEKPFECSDCGRGFSQNFHLVKHQRTHTGEKPFECPYCGKGFNLSSRLVSHQRIHTGERPFECPDCGKCFSRSSSLVIHQRTHTGEKPFECPHCGKCFSRNSSLVTHQWTHTGKKPFECSICGKSCCDNSSLVRHQRTHTGEKPFECPICGKSFSDNFSVVTHQRTHTGEKPFECPICGKSFSNNSNLMKHQRTHTGEKPFECPDCGKCFCRSSSLVTHQRTHTGEKPFKCSICGESFSYNSKLVRHKRTHTGVKPFECLVCGKSFSDNSSLVRHQKTHTGEKLFECPICGKAFSQNSHLVEHQRSHTGEKPFECPICGENFSYNSNLVRHKRTHTGVKPFECPDCGKRFSVSSSLLRHQRTHTGEKPFECPICGKSFNDNSNMVAHQRTHTGEKPFELPD